The Streptomyces sp. NBC_00775 genome includes the window TGTCGCTGTCGGCCGCGCCCGGTGACGTCGTCGCGCTGCTCGGCCCCAACGGCGCCGGAAAGTCCACCGCGCTCCGCGCCCTGGCCGGACTCGCCCCCCTGTCGGACGGCGGCCACCTGCGGCTGGACGGCGCGGCCCTGGACCGTACGCCGCCCGAGTCCCGCCCCGTCGGCGTCGTCTTCCAGGACTATCTGCTCTTCCCGCACCTGACCGCACTCGACAACGTCGCCTTCGGACCGCGCTGCCAGGGCGTGCCCAAGGCGGAGGCCCGGGCGCAGGCGGCGGCATGGCTGGAGCGCATGGGGCTGGCCGACCACGCCGGAGCCAAGCCACGCCGTCTCTCCGGCGGCCAGGCACAACGCGTCGCCCTCGCCCGCGCCCTGGCCACGCACCCCCGGCTGCTCCTGCTCGACGAACCGCTGGCCGCGCTGGACGCCCGCACGCGCCTCGACGTCCGGGCCCAGCTCCGGCGCCATCTGGCCGGCTTCGAGGCCGTCGCCGTACTCGTGACGCACGATCCGCTGGACGCCATGGTGCTGGCCGACCGGCTGGTGGTCGTCGAACACGGCCGGGTCGTCCAGGAGGGCACCCCCTCCGACATCGCCCGCCATCCGCGCACCGACTACATCGCCCAGCTGGTCGGCCTCAACCTCTACCAGGGGCAGGCCGAGGGCCACGAGGTCCAGCTGGACACAGGCACAGACGCCGGCACGGGCACGGCGACGACCACGATCACCACCACCGAGAACCTGACCGGCCCGGTGTTCGTGGCCTTCCCGCCCGGCGCCGTCACCCTCTACCGCGACCGCCCCACCGGCTCCAGCGCCCGCAACCTGTGGCAGTGCCGGGTCGGCGGCCTGGAAACACACGGCGACCAGATCCGCGTGGACCTGACCGGCGAACTCCCCCTGGCAGCCGACCTGACGACGGTCGCGGTGGCGGAACTCGACCTGCATCCGGGCGCCCCGGTGTGGGCGACGGTGAAGGCGACACAGACGCACGCGTACCCGGCGTAATCAGCCACTCGGCGGCACCGCGTCCGCGCGCACCATCACGCAGTCGAACTCGACCACCCGCCCGGTGGCCGGTTCCCGCGACACGGGGTACATGCCGGTGATCTCGAATCCGCTGTCCTCGTACACGGCGATCGACTCGGCCATCCGCGGACTGCCCTCGTACAGCCGCAGCGTGGCGACCTCGGACTGCATCCCGACGAATGCGGCGACGCGCTCCCCGGCACCCGCGAAGACCTCCAGGTCGTACCCCTGGGTGTCCATCTTCAGATAGGGCCGGGGATCGGTGATCCCGGCGAGCGCCTTGTCCATCATGCCGTCGAGGCGGCGGATCTCGATGTCCTCGGTACGGGACTTCGCGAACCGCTTGTAGCGGTCCTTGCCGTAATCACTGGGCTGGAGAAGGGAGTTCATGGTGTTCCAGCCCACATTGATGGACTGGGTGGCGTCCTCGCGCCCCAGCCCGACCCGGTGCACCCACCACTCCGGATCACCCTCGGCGGCCTTCTGGAGCTTGCCGAACGCCTCCGCCGTGGGTTCGAAGGAGACGATCCGGCCCCGGTAGCCGAGGCGGCGCAACTGCCGTCCGTACTGGCCGGAGTTGGCGCCCACGTCGAAGACGCAGTTCACCTCGCAGCGCTCCAGCAGCGCGGCGACATGCTGACCGCACAGATACGCGGCGGCCGCCACCTGGAACCGGCGTTCGTCGGCCGCCGCCGCCTTCTCGTCGAGAAGCAGCCGCGCACCCGAGTCCCCGAGCGCCACGTTCTTCCAGGCCGCCGCCTTGCCGCGCACCACCAGATCGGCCCACGGCCCCACCGGAACGCGGGTGCGTTCACCCCGCCGGTAGACCACCGCCGCGCCCGATCCGAGATCCAGCACCCGCACCCCGATCCGGGGAAGCAGACCTAGCAGTTTTCTGTGAAGGGTCGGCATCTGCGCACCCTTTCAGACATTCCGTGGAGTTCACCAGGAGTTGGAGAAAGCCTTGCGCGGAGGGCCGGGAGCCGCCGAGCGATCGTCCCCTGCGGCTACGGGGCGTTGACCCGGGGCCAGAGATTGCCCTAAGAGGAGTGAATGACCTCTCCCTCCCCCAATCCGTCCGGCATACCGGCGACAGCCACCGCCCTCGGCATGCGGCCGCACCCCGAAGGCGGCTGGTTCGTCGAGACATGGCGCGCGGAGCAGAGCTTCCGGCCCGACGGCTACCCCGGCCCGCGTGCCGCCGCGACCGGCATCTACTTCCTGCTCGCCCCCGGAGACACGTCCGCGTGGCACACGGTGCGCTCCGAAGAACTCTGGCTCTGGCACCGCGGCGGCCCCCTGGAACTCGTCCTCGGCGGCGACGGCGACAGGCCCGACCCCGAACCGACGGTCGTCCGCCTCGGCCCCGCCGTCGAGGACGGCGAGCGCCCCCAGGCCCTCGTACCCGGCGGAGTCTGGCAGGCCGCCCGCCCGGCGACGGACCAGGAAGTACTGGTCAGTTGCGTCGTGGCACCCGGCTTCGACTACGAGGACTTCCGCCTGGAGGGTCGTCCGTAGCGGTGTTCTCGCCCCCGCCGCCCCTACCCGTCCCATCCCGTTCCTGGGGGCTGCGCCCCCAGACCCCCAAAAGATTGCGCAGTTCCCCGCGCCCCTTAAGGGGCGCGGGGAACTGCGCGACCAGCCCCCACCCACCCGCACCCAACGAACCCGGGCGGGCGCGGGATCGCGGGGCGAAGCCCCGCGCCTTCAGGGGCGCGGGGAACTGCGCGAACGGCCCCCACCGGCCCGCAGACGAAACACAACCCGCGGCCGAAGCACTCACGCGCATCACCACCCCCACCGCCGTACACCCTTAGCGGCTTTGTGACGTACGGCCCTGGTTGCGGATCACCAGAGGCGGGCATCACCCGAAAGCAGGACCGGCCGCGCAGCGTGTCGCGCGGATCCCGGCCGGCGGGGATGGAGCCGTCGGGTGCTGGTTGTCCTGGGAGGGGAAGAGAGGTGTCCGTCATGCGTGCGCACCAGCGCGCCGTCCGGCCGACCGCCCGCGTGGAGTACACACTGCCCCGTACGGCCGTCTCGGCGGGCAGGGCCCGCAGGTTGACGTCGGCGTTTCTCACCCGGCCGCGGCCACGAATGGCGGCACCGACCGCCGACCAGGTCGACGACGCCACGCTGATCGCCTCAGAACTGGTCGCCAACGCCGTACGGCA containing:
- a CDS encoding ABC transporter ATP-binding protein → MTDLIPTPDTESASGKGLDARLVVHRGSFHLDVSLSAAPGDVVALLGPNGAGKSTALRALAGLAPLSDGGHLRLDGAALDRTPPESRPVGVVFQDYLLFPHLTALDNVAFGPRCQGVPKAEARAQAAAWLERMGLADHAGAKPRRLSGGQAQRVALARALATHPRLLLLDEPLAALDARTRLDVRAQLRRHLAGFEAVAVLVTHDPLDAMVLADRLVVVEHGRVVQEGTPSDIARHPRTDYIAQLVGLNLYQGQAEGHEVQLDTGTDAGTGTATTTITTTENLTGPVFVAFPPGAVTLYRDRPTGSSARNLWQCRVGGLETHGDQIRVDLTGELPLAADLTTVAVAELDLHPGAPVWATVKATQTHAYPA
- a CDS encoding FkbM family methyltransferase, whose product is MPTLHRKLLGLLPRIGVRVLDLGSGAAVVYRRGERTRVPVGPWADLVVRGKAAAWKNVALGDSGARLLLDEKAAAADERRFQVAAAAYLCGQHVAALLERCEVNCVFDVGANSGQYGRQLRRLGYRGRIVSFEPTAEAFGKLQKAAEGDPEWWVHRVGLGREDATQSINVGWNTMNSLLQPSDYGKDRYKRFAKSRTEDIEIRRLDGMMDKALAGITDPRPYLKMDTQGYDLEVFAGAGERVAAFVGMQSEVATLRLYEGSPRMAESIAVYEDSGFEITGMYPVSREPATGRVVEFDCVMVRADAVPPSG
- a CDS encoding cupin domain-containing protein encodes the protein MTSPSPNPSGIPATATALGMRPHPEGGWFVETWRAEQSFRPDGYPGPRAAATGIYFLLAPGDTSAWHTVRSEELWLWHRGGPLELVLGGDGDRPDPEPTVVRLGPAVEDGERPQALVPGGVWQAARPATDQEVLVSCVVAPGFDYEDFRLEGRP